The Microbacterium sp. LKL04 sequence GGCGCCGGTGAGGCCGCCGGTCGCGAGCGGGAACCACGGGATGAAGCCGATGCCCTGCTCCTCGGACCAGTCGAGGAGCGCCTCGGCGTCGCGGTGCTGCAGGTTGTAGAGGTTCTGCACCGTGACGATCTCGGCGATCTCCTGCGCGGCCTTGACCTCGTCGACCGAGACCTCGGACAGGCCGATGTGCCGGATCTTCCCCTCGTCCTGCAGCGCCTTCAGCTCGCCGACCTGGTCCTCGAGCGGAACCTTCGGGTCGATGCGGTGCAGCTGGAACAGGTCGATGCGCTCGAGACCGAGGCGCCGGAGGCTCATCTCCGCGCCCTGGCGCAGGAACTCGGGGCGTCCGAGCGGGGGCCACACGTTCGGGCCGGTGCGGGTGAGGCCGGACTTGGTCGCAATGACGACGTCGTCGGCGTAGGGGTGCAGCGCCTCCTTGAGGAGCTCCTCGGCGACGTAGGGCCCGTAGGACTCAGCGGTGTCGAAGAAGTTCACACCGAGCTCGACGCTGCGACGGAGGACGCGAATGGCCTCGTCGTGGTCCTTCGGCGGACCCCAGACGCCGGGGCCGGTCAGCTGCATGGTGCCGTAACCGAGGCGGTTGACCTCGAGGTCTCCGCCGATGCGGAACGTGCCGGACGACTGTGCAGGCTTCGTGTTGTTCGTCATGGGGAGGTGCAGCGCATCAGCCCGCCGGAACATTCCCGTTCGTCAGCTTTTCGCGCCGGTGAGGGCGAGTGCGCCGCCGAGCCCGATCATGAGGACGCCACCGGCGCCCGACAGGGTGGACAGCCGCCGCGGCGAGCGCCCGAACCAGGTTCGCGCGGTGCCGGCCGCGACGGCCCAGGTGCTGTCGCAGATGAGAGCGATCACCTGGAAGGTGAGGCCGAGCAGGAGCAGCTGCGCCCAGATCGGGCCCGCATCCCGCGCGACGAACTGCGGCAGGACGGCGACGAAGAACGCGATGGTCTTCGGGTTGGTGAGCCCGACGATGAAGCCCTGTCGCAGAAGGGTGACGACGGATGCCGATCCGCGCCCGTCCCGCTCGGCTCGGTGCTTCCGGTGCCGGATCGCCTGCACGCCGAGGTAGACGAGGTAGATCGCCCCGACGACCTTGATCGCCGTGAACGCGACGACGGATGAGGCGACGATCGCGCCGACACCGAACGCGACGAGGAGGATCGCCGGGATGTTCCCGAGGGAGTTTCCGAGCACGCTGAGGACGCCCGCGCGGCGCCCGAGCGCAATGGAGCGACCCACCACGAAGAGGACGCCGGGACCCGGGATGACGATGATAACGATCGACGCCAAGGCGAAGGCGACGAGGTTCTCGATCGGGATCATGAGGGAACGTTATCGCGCCCGGCATCCGTCTCCGACCGTGCCGCCTAGGCGCCGATCGGGCGAAGCCCCGCGGGCGATTCGATGAGCATCTCCAGGTCGCCGAGCGCGGGCCAGTCGCCGAGCTCTGCGAGGTCGCCGCCGGACTCGTACCAGGCGTCGCGCTGCTCGGACGTCCAGTCGGCGCCTTCGTCGACGAAGACACTCGTGAGCACACCGTCCGTCACCATGAGCCGCACGTCGAACGTGACATCGCCCAGGGCGCGGAACCGACCGACGACCGGGAACGTCGCGTGCGCCGGAACGGCCCGCGGCAGATCGTCGGCGACGAGGAGCTGCGCGTCCGGCCAGAACCCGCCGTCGCTGTCGTCGAAGACGAGACGCTCCGCATGTGCGAGCTGGGCGCGGAGCTCCGGCGCGCCGAACAGGTCGGTGGCGGCGAGCAGGTGCGCAGCGAGAGCCCGGACGTCCTCCGGCAGGTCGACGGCGATTTCCTGCGCCTCGGGGGTGTCCTGCGGAGTGTCGAGGGTGCGGCTCGCCCACCACGAGCCGAAGGCGAGGATGGCCCCTCCGACTGCCAGCCAACGGCGGGGATGCCGCGCGCCGGTTCGCGCGATCGCGCCTTGCACGCGGGCATCCACCGCTTCGCCTGCATCGGCGAAGCCGAGGGCCGCACCGGCGGTGCCCGCGACGAGGGCCGCCCGCCCGGCCGGCGGGACGGCGCCGCTCGGACCGCTGCTGCGGAGACCGACGCCGACGGTCCAGGCGGCGAGCCCCGCGTTCGCCAGGCGGTAGACGAGGCGCTGCCCGACGGTGAGACGGCGTGGGTCGATGAGGGTGAGGGCGCCGACGACGCACGACGACACGACGCCGTGGGTGATGGAGGTGGAATCGTTCAGGGCACGAAGAGCGGAGCGGATCGGCATACTCCGAGGGTAACGATCGCCGACTCCGCGCCGGGGCCCGCGAGATCTGCGACCATCGAGGTATGCACTCCATCACGACGGCGCAGCTCGCCGAGGCCTCCCCCGCGAACATCATCGACGTGCGCGAACCCGACGAGTTCGCCGCCGGTCACGTGCCCGGTGCGCGCAACATCCCCCTTGCCACGGTCCCCGATCACGTGGACGAGCTGCGCGAACTCGACGACCTGCATCTCATCTGCCAGGCCGGCGGACGCAGCGCCCGCGCGGCCGCGTTCCTCGAGCACCACGGTCTCGAGACGACGAACGTCGAGGGCGGCACAGGCTCCTGGATCGCGGAGGGCCGCGAGGTCGAGAAGTGACCCGGGCGGGTGTTGCGGCGGCGTTCGACTGAGCGTCAGCCGCCGCGCTGCATGACCCGCTCGGGGTTCGGGTGCAGAGTGAACCCGAACTGCTCGTAGAGGCCGTGCGCGTCGGCGGTTGCGAGGAGGGTGCGCTTCAAGCCCAGCGAGTCGATCACCTCGATGACGGCGCCGACCAGCGCTTTGCCAACAGCCTTGCCGCGCGCTCCCGGATCGACGTACACGTCGCACAGCCATGCGAAGGTCGCGGAGTCGGTGACGACGCGGGCGTATCCGAGGGGCGTGCCGTCGTCGCCCTCGGCGAAGAAGTTGAGGGAGTTCTGCGCGGCTCGCTCGAGCACGTCGCGGGGTCGGCCGAGCGCCCAGTACGCACCCTCGGACAGCCAGCGATGCACGACGCCGAGGTCGATCTCGTCGAGGTCGGTCGTGATCCTCATGCGCGTGCCTCCTCCGACGGCCAGGCGACGGATGCCGCGGGCCAGGGCGATGTGCGCAGTTCAGTGAGCGCGTCGCGCTGACTCTGCACGGCCTGCAGTGAGTCGGTGCGGAACGCGGTGGCGATGAGCACCTCGCGCCAGTATTCGTCCCAGCTGCCGTACGTGCGGAATGCCTTCTCGGCGAGCGGCTCGAGCAGCGTCCATGTCTCGTCGGCGGTCAGGTAGCCGGCGACGTAGGCGTAGCGGATGCCGCCGATGCCACGCTCGATGTCAGCGGCGAGCAGCAGCCGGGCGGGGTGTTCCTCGCTGCCTCGGGCGAGGTCCTGGATATCGAAGACGGGCAGCTCGGTGAGCGCGGCGACGCGCGACATCATGTGCTCCGCGTTGTCGCTGTGGGCGATCTCGGCGAAGCGCTGCGAGTTCAGTCCCATGACGAGCGTGTCGGCGACGAGGAGCTCTGCGTCGGCCTTCGCGACGATTTTGAACTGCTCGTCCAGCGCGCCCCGCAGCTGCTTGAGGGGTGTGACGGGGAGCGAGAACCACGGCGA is a genomic window containing:
- a CDS encoding LysE family translocator, whose product is MIPIENLVAFALASIVIIVIPGPGVLFVVGRSIALGRRAGVLSVLGNSLGNIPAILLVAFGVGAIVASSVVAFTAIKVVGAIYLVYLGVQAIRHRKHRAERDGRGSASVVTLLRQGFIVGLTNPKTIAFFVAVLPQFVARDAGPIWAQLLLLGLTFQVIALICDSTWAVAAGTARTWFGRSPRRLSTLSGAGGVLMIGLGGALALTGAKS
- a CDS encoding GNAT family N-acetyltransferase — its product is MRITTDLDEIDLGVVHRWLSEGAYWALGRPRDVLERAAQNSLNFFAEGDDGTPLGYARVVTDSATFAWLCDVYVDPGARGKAVGKALVGAVIEVIDSLGLKRTLLATADAHGLYEQFGFTLHPNPERVMQRGG
- a CDS encoding rhodanese-like domain-containing protein, which codes for MHSITTAQLAEASPANIIDVREPDEFAAGHVPGARNIPLATVPDHVDELRELDDLHLICQAGGRSARAAAFLEHHGLETTNVEGGTGSWIAEGREVEK
- a CDS encoding DUF1266 domain-containing protein, whose amino-acid sequence is MAPDVNALQNHPGDVEYPVRARRRYAQALEAKRKADPAEMRRRALPVTLIAAPFGIAGFVLSFVWEVDEVIVNFFAFAVGMAFGLLVASIILARRDAGAPRRAQLAYIEASGRQPLTPRQQQILALDAASDFAVRGWNGSLAFTPTFAELPGELRTKHQDGEKSSPWFSLPVTPLKQLRGALDEQFKIVAKADAELLVADTLVMGLNSQRFAEIAHSDNAEHMMSRVAALTELPVFDIQDLARGSEEHPARLLLAADIERGIGGIRYAYVAGYLTADETWTLLEPLAEKAFRTYGSWDEYWREVLIATAFRTDSLQAVQSQRDALTELRTSPWPAASVAWPSEEARA
- a CDS encoding aldo/keto reductase yields the protein MTNNTKPAQSSGTFRIGGDLEVNRLGYGTMQLTGPGVWGPPKDHDEAIRVLRRSVELGVNFFDTAESYGPYVAEELLKEALHPYADDVVIATKSGLTRTGPNVWPPLGRPEFLRQGAEMSLRRLGLERIDLFQLHRIDPKVPLEDQVGELKALQDEGKIRHIGLSEVSVDEVKAAQEIAEIVTVQNLYNLQHRDAEALLDWSEEQGIGFIPWFPLATGGLTGADSPLTDIAERKNATPAQVALAWLLKRSSVMLPIPGTSSVAHLEDNLQGAVIELTDEEFAELSKLGS